A genomic window from Deltaproteobacteria bacterium includes:
- a CDS encoding nuclear transport factor 2 family protein: protein MATADLEHRVQALEKQVQELEDRGAIQNLRMRFHECVNEKNPDGIGELFSTDAELHYSHLGTAIGREKIIRFFQKGLSELVPFVKQYLHNHVVTVNGNTATGLSYLEATPVHKGESYLVAARFDDEYVKENGRWYFKKVTLTPHFMVPLKEGWAQEDRIKMGR from the coding sequence ATGGCGACAGCAGATCTCGAACACCGAGTACAGGCGCTGGAAAAACAGGTCCAAGAACTTGAGGACCGTGGGGCAATTCAAAATTTACGTATGCGGTTTCATGAATGTGTGAACGAGAAAAATCCGGATGGGATTGGCGAACTCTTTAGTACCGATGCTGAACTCCATTACTCGCACCTTGGGACTGCAATCGGGCGAGAGAAGATCATTCGTTTCTTTCAGAAGGGCCTGTCTGAATTGGTACCGTTCGTCAAACAGTATCTTCACAATCATGTTGTGACCGTGAACGGCAACACGGCTACGGGGCTGAGCTACCTGGAAGCAACTCCGGTCCACAAAGGAGAAAGCTATCTGGTGGCAGCACGATTTGATGATGAATACGTCAAAGAAAATGGCCGCTGGTACTTCAAGAAAGTGACATTGACGCCGCATTTCATGGTACCGTTGAAAGAAGGCTGGGCGCAGGAAGATCGTATTAAGATGGGACGGTGA